From a region of the Balaenoptera acutorostrata chromosome 14, mBalAcu1.1, whole genome shotgun sequence genome:
- the LOC130704783 gene encoding serine/arginine repetitive matrix protein 1-like, whose product MEHSRNGPTFHPLQGTDIKAQTQLPTVHSPNTHVPSRSLGRRTEEHACKPPPPVSARPRPARRAGSRSAAGAPASRGRLRLNLPSSQSPPSSLPSFSRSFLPSSLGRRKESPKCQQPAPALRTLGRRPAARPSRRPAARPRPAPRGPLPRYLKTGGRRPRQPQRWPGGARRCTSLISNQAHSCLQRSRAAPSPPPRTLRKAASPHLHSSSARVFPAFPNAPDPPSRGLPHPRPLRPSPSGRPPEAGGARREGPWGPAEAISCKVKRAPNAKGDRKNTAPRPLTEPRNLDSRRSARPNGLSALRAPQGCTQHPKVETCRNMVNWPGDPPSCSGLPGASTSRTQLGQDLCHSHRRCSCGDPPPAGRDSARRRPARLLSTPSPPARLPPAASLRAASPSGGCQLPAAAG is encoded by the coding sequence atggaacattcccGGAACGGGCCAACGTTCCACCCACTTCAGGGAACAGACATAAAGGCGCAGACCCAGCTCCCCACAGTGCACAGCCCAAACACACATGTCCCTTCCCGGTCCCTGGGCAGACGCACAGAGGAACACGCATGCAAACCGCCCCCACCCGTCTCCGCGCGCCCCCGGCCAGCCCGCCGCGCGGGGAGTCGCTCTGCGGCCGGTGCACCCGCAAGCCGAGGGCGCCTCCGCCTGAACCTTCCATCGAGTCAGTCCCCTCCTTCCtcgcttccttccttctctcgttccttccttccttcctcgctTGGGAGGAGAAAGGAGTCGCCGAAATGCCAACAGCCGGCTCCTGCGCTGCGCACGCTCGGCCGCAGGCCGGCGGCCCGGCCCTCGCGCCGCCCGGCCGCCCGCCCCCGGCCAGCGCCGCGCGGCCCCCTCCCCCGCTACCTGAAGACTGGCGGCCGGCGGCCGCGGCAGCCGCAGCGGTGGCCCGGCGGTGCACGCCGGTGCACGTCCCTCATTAGTAACCAGGCACATTCCTGCCTCCAGCGCTCCcgcgccgccccctcccccccccccaggacCTTACGCAAAGCAGCGTCCCCTCATCTGCATAGCTCCTCGGCCAGGGTATTCCCCGCATTTCCCAACGCGCCGGACCCCCCCTCCCGAGGtctcccccatccccgccccctcCGACCCTCACCCTCTGGACGCCCGCCCGAAGCCGGGGGcgcgcggcgggaggggccgtggGGTCCGGCGGAGGCGATTTCGTGTAAAGTGAAACGAGCTCCTAATGCTAAAGGAGACAGGAAAAACACCGCGCCGAGGCCACTTACCGAGCCGAGGAACCTAGATTCCCGCCGCTCCGCTCGCCCGAATGGTCTGTCCGCCCTCCGCGCACCCCAAGGCTGCACCCAGCACCCCAAAGTCGAGACGTGTAGGAATATGGTTAACTGGCCGGGAGACCCTCCAAGTTGCTCCGGGCTCCCGGGAGCTTCAACGTCCAGGACACAACTTGGCCAAGACTTGTGCCACAGTCACCGAAGATGTTCCTGTGGAGACCCTCCTCCGGCGGGGAGAGACAGCGCTCGGCGGCGCCCCGCTCGCCTCCTCTCCACCCCCTCACCTCCAGCCCGCCTCCCGCCGGCCGCCAGCCTCCGGGCCGCGAGCCCCTCGGGCGGCTGTCAGCTCCCGGCCGCCGCCGGGTGA